From the genome of Streptomyces sp. NBC_00659, one region includes:
- a CDS encoding SpoIIE family protein phosphatase, translating into MNSPEATGPSVPDSPDDVADAGQAGEPSGAARTSPVGRLAATVERLRREVRAAQAEAEGRALIELAKGILVERLGCGPAQAARQLTELAEQAKVPQLQLAVEIINQAAHDRLSEVTSAFLSATAEHPPKDDAPAVRLRAAESGALAAGDSQAVADSLLQHALTPLGAVAVAIWAADADGSLSLAGSAGFSAAEARRWRYVPPGVATMARRALSDRRAQWAGSLTDTGLPSIGHAEHPDGGRVAVPAGSGGRIHGVLEIAWPSALAPQPPQVVRQVEALAELCSHTLETHALPGDFHDVRGTADVCELIDLVDGLHDPALVLVPQLDDQGRLADFRIRHVNGRFLDPAGRPRGTVQGSLLLEAYPLAAGDSGLFQCVERVYATGEPFRARRMDLTALVDQVRLSAVADINVSRHGGTVLLIWRIEDETARLASLLQHAQRLGRIGGFEENLLTGETIWNETLFDLYGRSPSGTPVPLEELAAHAHPDDAVAIGRFLRTVLHRHRPASAAFRLQRPDGVTRHIRVVAEPVLDADDRLFAVRGAYQDISAQHWTEVALAVTRDQLAHTEQQAHERNRLTLQLQHAIMPPAQAPLRAPGLDVAVRYRPAETEQLVGGDWYDAVVLSSGLVLLCVGDVAGHGIEAATSMVVLRNALRGLAVTGAGPGQLLSWLNIVAHHLTGGVTATAVCGIYDPRRRVLRWARAGHLPPVLVRDTDANPLPLLKGILLGAVPEATFEEDEVQLDVHDTLLMYTDGLIERRDRSVEVSLRQLLNAARTTSGTLDHQLDRLLTYSRSDTDDDTCIVGIRVE; encoded by the coding sequence ATGAACAGTCCTGAGGCAACCGGCCCGAGCGTCCCCGACTCCCCGGACGACGTCGCGGACGCCGGGCAGGCGGGTGAGCCGTCGGGCGCGGCCCGGACGTCTCCGGTGGGCCGGCTGGCGGCCACCGTCGAACGGCTGCGCCGCGAGGTACGGGCCGCGCAGGCGGAGGCCGAGGGGCGGGCTCTGATCGAGCTGGCCAAGGGCATCCTGGTCGAGCGGCTGGGCTGCGGACCGGCACAAGCCGCCCGCCAGCTCACCGAGTTGGCCGAGCAGGCCAAGGTGCCGCAACTCCAGCTCGCGGTCGAGATCATCAACCAGGCGGCCCACGACCGGCTTTCGGAGGTGACCAGCGCCTTCCTCTCCGCCACGGCGGAGCATCCCCCGAAGGACGACGCCCCCGCGGTACGGCTGCGCGCGGCCGAGAGCGGCGCGCTGGCGGCCGGCGACAGCCAGGCGGTGGCCGACTCCCTGCTGCAGCACGCGCTGACTCCGCTCGGGGCGGTCGCCGTGGCCATCTGGGCTGCGGACGCCGACGGTTCACTCTCCCTGGCGGGAAGCGCCGGGTTCTCGGCGGCCGAGGCCCGGCGCTGGCGTTACGTTCCCCCGGGCGTGGCGACGATGGCACGCCGCGCGCTGTCCGACCGCAGGGCGCAGTGGGCGGGCTCGCTGACGGACACCGGGCTGCCGTCCATCGGGCACGCGGAACATCCGGACGGCGGGCGGGTCGCGGTACCGGCCGGCTCCGGAGGCCGGATCCACGGCGTCCTGGAGATCGCGTGGCCGTCCGCCCTGGCACCTCAGCCACCGCAGGTGGTCCGTCAGGTCGAGGCGCTCGCCGAACTGTGCTCGCACACGCTGGAGACCCACGCGCTGCCGGGCGACTTCCACGACGTGCGGGGGACGGCCGATGTCTGCGAACTGATCGACCTGGTGGATGGGTTGCACGATCCCGCCCTGGTGCTGGTCCCCCAGCTCGACGACCAGGGGCGGCTCGCCGACTTCCGCATCCGTCATGTGAACGGACGATTCCTCGATCCGGCCGGCCGGCCGCGCGGCACCGTTCAGGGGTCGCTGCTGTTGGAGGCCTATCCGCTGGCCGCCGGGGACAGCGGTCTCTTCCAGTGCGTCGAGCGCGTCTACGCCACCGGGGAGCCGTTCCGGGCGCGGCGCATGGATCTGACGGCGCTGGTCGACCAGGTGCGGCTGTCGGCCGTGGCCGACATCAACGTCAGCCGGCACGGCGGAACCGTGCTGCTCATCTGGCGCATAGAGGACGAGACGGCGCGACTGGCGAGTCTGCTCCAGCACGCCCAGCGGCTCGGCAGGATCGGCGGTTTCGAGGAGAACCTGCTGACCGGCGAGACCATCTGGAACGAGACCCTCTTCGATCTGTACGGCCGCTCCCCCTCGGGCACTCCCGTCCCGCTGGAGGAGCTGGCCGCGCACGCCCATCCCGACGACGCCGTCGCCATCGGCCGCTTCCTGCGGACCGTCCTGCACCGTCACCGGCCGGCGTCGGCAGCGTTCCGGCTCCAGCGTCCCGACGGCGTGACCCGGCACATCCGCGTGGTGGCCGAACCGGTGCTCGACGCCGACGACCGGCTGTTCGCGGTCCGCGGGGCCTACCAGGACATCTCGGCGCAGCACTGGACCGAGGTGGCGCTGGCGGTCACCCGCGACCAGCTCGCGCACACCGAGCAGCAGGCGCACGAGCGCAACCGGCTGACCCTCCAGCTCCAGCACGCGATCATGCCGCCGGCCCAGGCGCCGTTGCGGGCTCCGGGCCTCGACGTGGCGGTGCGCTACCGGCCCGCGGAGACCGAGCAGCTCGTCGGGGGCGACTGGTACGACGCCGTCGTGCTGTCGTCCGGCCTGGTCCTGTTGTGTGTCGGCGATGTGGCCGGTCACGGGATCGAGGCGGCGACCAGCATGGTGGTGCTGCGCAACGCGCTGCGCGGACTCGCCGTGACGGGTGCGGGGCCGGGGCAGCTGCTGTCCTGGCTCAACATCGTGGCGCACCATCTGACGGGCGGGGTCACCGCCACCGCGGTCTGCGGGATCTACGATCCGCGCCGCCGTGTTCTGCGCTGGGCGAGGGCCGGACATCTGCCGCCCGTTCTGGTCCGGGACACGGACGCCAACCCGCTGCCGCTCCTCAAGGGCATCCTGCTCGGTGCCGTCCCCGAGGCGACGTTCGAGGAGGACGAGGTACAACTGGACGTCCACGACACGCTGTTGATGTACACGGACGGTCTGATCGAACGGCGGGACCGCTCGGTGGAGGTGTCGCTGCGCCAGCTCCTCAACGCGGCCCGTACGACGTCCGGGACGCTGGACCATCAACTCGACCGGCTCCTGACGTACAGCAGGTCCGACACCGACGACGACACCTGCATCGTCGGCATCCGGGTGGAGTAG
- a CDS encoding HAD family hydrolase: protein MTAGTGKTLVVTSRIENVRELVAGTRYVVLGFDGPICQLFSGPSATAVARAQRDRLTEAGLGAVLTDEERGPADPYRLLTAVAGRHPGSEALARLDAWLTRAELEAVRTAMPTAYADPLIHTWAAVGARLAVATGTSARAVTSYLDARGLTPRFAPYIFGRAPGPGTLTPRPATLSLALGAMEAAPDASLMIGGTPADHAAAHHAGVRFLGYARHPARARALREAGVPDRCVTDSLEPLLRALRDSS, encoded by the coding sequence GTGACTGCCGGGACGGGAAAGACCCTGGTGGTGACGAGTCGGATCGAGAACGTTCGGGAACTGGTCGCAGGGACGCGGTATGTCGTCCTCGGCTTCGACGGCCCGATCTGTCAGCTGTTCTCCGGGCCCTCGGCGACGGCCGTCGCACGAGCCCAGCGGGACCGGCTGACGGAAGCGGGCCTCGGCGCGGTGCTCACCGACGAGGAGCGCGGCCCCGCGGACCCCTACCGCCTCCTGACGGCGGTGGCCGGACGGCACCCGGGCAGCGAAGCCCTCGCCCGGCTCGACGCGTGGCTCACCCGGGCCGAACTGGAGGCGGTGCGCACCGCCATGCCGACGGCGTACGCGGATCCGCTGATCCACACCTGGGCCGCGGTCGGGGCGAGGCTCGCCGTGGCGACCGGCACATCGGCCCGGGCCGTCACCTCGTACCTGGACGCCCGGGGGCTCACACCCCGCTTCGCCCCGTACATATTCGGCCGGGCGCCGGGCCCGGGGACGCTCACTCCCCGTCCGGCCACCCTGTCACTGGCCCTGGGCGCCATGGAGGCCGCCCCCGACGCCTCGCTGATGATCGGCGGCACCCCGGCGGATCACGCGGCGGCGCACCACGCCGGTGTCCGATTCCTCGGATACGCCCGCCACCCCGCCAGAGCGCGGGCACTGCGGGAGGCCGGCGTTCCCGACCGGTGCGTCACGGACTCCCTGGAGCCACTCCTGCGTGCCCTGCGTGATTCCTCGTGA
- a CDS encoding DMT family transporter, with the protein MTGLAVLFALLGAASNAMGTAFQRKAASRVSEGGGLRLIIRLARQPAWLIGIAGVIGAALFQALALANGPLSLVQPLFILELPFALMIAVPLLHRRLSRAGWQAVAGVVAGLGLVLLSAAPSGARSDASMARWIPVLILCLGTAAAAVVVARPGRPPLFRAAMLGTASAISNALTAALLKSAVGTLDDDGFVAFLGMWQTYGFVLTGITAVLLLENALQAGPLAASQPALTIGDATLSLVLGVTLFDETIRTGWWLLPELIGAGLVLWGVLRLTRVVPHLADMAH; encoded by the coding sequence GTGACGGGACTGGCCGTGCTGTTCGCACTCCTAGGGGCAGCCAGCAACGCGATGGGCACCGCGTTCCAACGCAAGGCGGCCTCGCGCGTCAGTGAAGGCGGTGGACTGCGGCTCATCATCCGGCTGGCCCGGCAGCCTGCCTGGCTGATCGGCATCGCCGGGGTGATCGGGGCGGCACTCTTCCAGGCGCTCGCGCTGGCGAACGGGCCGCTGTCCCTGGTGCAGCCCCTGTTCATCCTGGAACTGCCCTTCGCCCTGATGATCGCCGTCCCGCTGCTGCACCGGCGCCTGTCGCGCGCGGGATGGCAGGCCGTGGCCGGTGTGGTGGCCGGCCTCGGTCTCGTCCTCCTGTCGGCCGCTCCCTCGGGAGCACGGTCCGACGCCTCCATGGCACGTTGGATCCCGGTGCTGATCCTGTGCCTGGGCACCGCGGCGGCCGCGGTCGTCGTCGCCCGTCCGGGCCGCCCACCGCTCTTCCGCGCGGCCATGCTGGGAACGGCGTCGGCCATCAGCAACGCGCTGACCGCCGCTCTCCTCAAATCGGCCGTGGGCACACTCGACGACGACGGGTTCGTCGCCTTTCTGGGCATGTGGCAGACGTACGGCTTCGTCCTGACCGGGATCACCGCCGTCCTGCTGCTGGAGAACGCCCTCCAGGCGGGACCCCTGGCCGCCTCGCAGCCCGCGCTGACCATCGGCGACGCGACGCTCAGCCTGGTGCTCGGTGTCACGCTCTTCGACGAGACCATCCGTACGGGCTGGTGGCTGCTGCCCGAGCTGATCGGCGCCGGGCTGGTCCTGTGGGGCGTGCTGCGGCTGACCCGCGTGGTCCCGCACCTCGCGGACATGGCCCACTGA
- a CDS encoding PP2C family protein-serine/threonine phosphatase codes for MATKATPGKRDDHRRWLRGSPPPRWVRLLPPVLLVGVCVGELVSSEPLDIGFLLGAIPSLAVLSYGPLGTAALGVIVVVLMNIPALDLNRPGNADLLTISFVAVLSVFVSLVRSRRDAHLVTVRSVAEAAQLAVLPPLPERVGPVRCAGLYRPAQQETLVGGDFFEVRDGPFGVRAVMGDVQGHGLSAVGTVASLLGAFRETVLDQRDLEAAAARLDRRLVVDSASVDHAELFATALLLEFPPGTDTVRLVSCGHPPPLLLRGAKALELDAEPASPLGLGFFELSPPKGRIVELEPGDRLFMASDGVSESRDTTGAFYPLPDRLAMFAEEPSDVLVDRLWEDLVEFCPSIRDDVSVLVLSPRLRGDRNDGDEGDGYGAPGAKPGRTPDPDPNADSDSDSDSDSDSN; via the coding sequence ATGGCCACGAAGGCCACGCCCGGCAAGCGGGACGACCACCGGAGATGGCTGCGCGGCTCGCCCCCTCCGCGCTGGGTACGGCTGCTCCCGCCGGTCCTGCTGGTGGGCGTCTGCGTGGGGGAACTCGTGAGCAGCGAGCCGCTGGACATCGGCTTTCTGCTGGGAGCCATCCCTTCCCTGGCCGTCCTGTCCTACGGCCCGCTGGGGACGGCCGCCTTGGGCGTGATCGTCGTGGTCCTGATGAACATCCCCGCCCTCGATCTGAACCGTCCGGGCAACGCGGACCTGCTCACCATCAGCTTCGTCGCCGTGCTGAGCGTGTTCGTGTCGCTCGTGCGCAGCCGCAGGGACGCGCATCTGGTCACCGTGCGGTCGGTCGCGGAAGCCGCTCAGCTCGCCGTGCTGCCGCCGCTGCCGGAGCGTGTCGGCCCGGTCCGCTGCGCCGGTCTCTACCGGCCCGCGCAGCAGGAGACGCTGGTCGGAGGTGACTTCTTCGAGGTGCGCGACGGGCCTTTCGGCGTCCGGGCCGTGATGGGCGACGTACAGGGGCACGGGCTGTCGGCCGTGGGGACGGTCGCCTCGCTGCTCGGGGCGTTCCGGGAGACGGTGCTCGACCAGCGTGATCTGGAGGCCGCCGCGGCCCGGCTCGACCGCAGGCTGGTGGTGGACTCCGCATCGGTCGATCACGCCGAGTTGTTCGCCACCGCACTGCTCCTGGAGTTCCCGCCCGGCACCGACACCGTACGGCTGGTGTCCTGCGGCCATCCCCCGCCGCTGCTGCTGCGTGGCGCGAAGGCCCTCGAACTCGACGCCGAGCCGGCGTCCCCGCTGGGGCTGGGGTTCTTCGAGCTGTCCCCGCCGAAGGGGCGCATCGTCGAGCTGGAACCCGGCGACCGGCTGTTCATGGCGTCGGACGGCGTGAGCGAGAGCCGGGACACCACCGGCGCCTTCTACCCGCTGCCGGACCGGCTGGCCATGTTCGCCGAGGAACCTTCGGACGTGCTCGTCGACCGCCTCTGGGAGGACCTCGTCGAGTTCTGCCCCTCGATCCGCGACGACGTCTCCGTCCTGGTCCTGTCGCCCCGGCTGCGCGGCGACCGGAACGACGGCGACGAGGGAGACGGCTACGGAGCCCCGGGAGCGAAACCCGGCCGCACCCCGGACCCGGACCCGAACGCCGACAGCGACAGCGACAGCGACAGCGACAGCGACAGCAACTGA
- the kstD gene encoding 3-oxosteroid 1-dehydrogenase has product MSPSADPVGRTDPFPAPDSFPAPGPSRRRVLGTATGAALALAAGAAGSTGSAAAADLPALGTYDVVVVGSGAAGMTAALTAAKRGLSCVVLEKAATFGGSAARSGAGIWIPGNPVILAAGVPDTPAKAAAYLAAVVGPEVSADRQRAFLGQGPAMISFVMANSPLRFRWMEGYSDYYPELPGGLPGGRSMEPDQLDGNILGAELAHLNPAYMAVPAGMVVFSTDYKWLTLAAVSAKGAAVATECLARGTKAALLGQKPLTMGQSLAAGLRAGLLAAQVPVWLNTPLSDLFVENGAVTGAVVTRNGAPGLVRARRGVIVGSGGFEHNAAMRAEFQRQPIGTAWTVGAKENTGDGIQAGRRAGAALDLMDDAWWGPAIPLPGQPYFCLAERTLPGGLLVNAAGARFVNEAGPYSDVVHTMYDRDPTAPDIPAWLVVDQNYRNRYLFKDVAPAFTFPDSWYTSGAVYKAWTLDDLAGRVGVPAAALRTTVNRFNSLALSGTDTDFHRGDSAYDHYYTDPAILPNSCLAPLWLPPFHAFRIVPGDLGTKGGLRTDARARVLRPDGTVIPGLYAAGNASAAVMGHSYAGAGSTIGPAMTFGYIAALDIAAT; this is encoded by the coding sequence ATGTCCCCGAGCGCGGACCCCGTCGGACGTACGGACCCGTTTCCGGCACCTGACTCGTTTCCGGCACCCGGCCCGTCACGGCGCCGGGTGCTCGGCACGGCCACGGGCGCCGCACTCGCGCTCGCCGCGGGCGCCGCCGGTTCCACCGGGTCCGCGGCGGCGGCCGACCTGCCCGCACTCGGCACCTACGACGTCGTCGTGGTCGGCTCGGGCGCCGCGGGGATGACCGCGGCGCTCACCGCCGCGAAACGGGGACTGAGCTGCGTCGTCCTGGAGAAGGCGGCCACCTTCGGAGGCTCCGCGGCCCGCTCCGGCGCGGGCATCTGGATCCCCGGCAACCCGGTGATCCTCGCCGCCGGCGTCCCCGACACCCCGGCGAAGGCCGCCGCCTACCTCGCGGCCGTGGTCGGCCCCGAGGTCTCCGCCGACCGGCAGCGGGCCTTCCTCGGCCAGGGACCGGCCATGATCTCCTTCGTCATGGCCAACAGCCCGCTGCGCTTCCGCTGGATGGAGGGATACAGCGACTACTACCCGGAACTCCCCGGCGGCCTCCCGGGCGGACGCTCCATGGAGCCCGACCAGCTCGACGGCAACATCCTCGGAGCCGAACTCGCCCACCTCAACCCGGCGTACATGGCCGTCCCGGCCGGCATGGTCGTCTTCAGCACCGACTACAAGTGGCTCACCCTCGCAGCCGTGAGCGCGAAGGGCGCGGCCGTCGCCACCGAGTGCCTGGCGCGCGGCACCAAGGCGGCGCTGCTCGGCCAGAAACCGCTGACCATGGGCCAGTCGCTCGCGGCCGGGCTGCGCGCCGGCCTGCTCGCCGCCCAGGTCCCGGTGTGGCTGAACACCCCGCTGTCCGACCTGTTCGTGGAGAACGGCGCCGTCACCGGCGCGGTGGTCACCCGCAACGGCGCGCCGGGACTGGTCAGGGCCCGGCGCGGGGTCATCGTGGGCTCCGGCGGCTTCGAGCACAACGCGGCCATGCGCGCCGAGTTCCAGCGGCAGCCCATCGGCACCGCCTGGACGGTGGGCGCCAAGGAGAACACCGGCGACGGCATCCAGGCGGGCCGGCGCGCCGGGGCCGCGCTCGACCTGATGGACGACGCCTGGTGGGGACCGGCCATCCCGCTGCCCGGCCAGCCCTACTTCTGTCTCGCCGAACGCACTCTGCCCGGCGGCCTGCTGGTCAACGCCGCCGGAGCGCGCTTCGTCAACGAGGCCGGACCCTACAGCGACGTCGTGCACACCATGTACGACCGCGATCCGACCGCTCCGGACATCCCGGCGTGGCTGGTCGTCGACCAGAACTACCGCAACCGCTACCTGTTCAAGGACGTCGCGCCGGCCTTCACGTTCCCCGACTCCTGGTACACGTCCGGCGCCGTGTACAAGGCGTGGACCCTGGACGACCTCGCCGGGCGCGTCGGTGTCCCCGCGGCCGCCCTGCGCACCACCGTCAACCGCTTCAACAGCCTGGCCCTGAGCGGCACGGACACCGACTTCCACCGCGGTGACAGCGCCTACGACCACTACTACACGGACCCCGCAATCCTCCCCAACTCCTGCCTCGCCCCGTTGTGGCTCCCCCCGTTCCACGCGTTCAGGATCGTCCCGGGCGACCTCGGCACCAAGGGGGGCCTGCGCACCGACGCCAGGGCCCGGGTGCTGCGCCCGGACGGCACGGTGATCCCCGGCCTGTACGCGGCGGGCAACGCCAGCGCGGCCGTCATGGGCCACAGCTACGCGGGAGCGGGTTCGACGATCGGTCCCGCGATGACGTTCGGGTACATCGCGGCACTCGACATCGCGGCGACCTGA
- a CDS encoding GMC oxidoreductase encodes MGDINQQSNDSRGVSRRRFIAGTGSILGAVSLAGRAVAAPARIATAASSIPSGAHVPVLVIGTGYGGSVAALRLAQAGVDVQMVEMGMAWDTPGSDGKIFANTTSPDQRSYWLRTRTKQPLSNFLGFPIDKDIPRYTGILDAEEMGQIIVYQGRGVGGGSLVNGGMAVTPKRENFGAILPSVNADEMYATYYPRANAALGVGLIDPAWFDTTDCYQYARVGRKQAQRSGFPFVFVPDVYDWDYMKQEAAGTVTKSALAGEILYGNNYGKKSLQKTYLAQAAATGRVTISPLHKVTSVAPASGGGYTVLIDQLNTTGGTTATKTVTADRVFFAAGSVGTSKLLVKLKATGALPGLNAEIGQGWGDNGNVMCGRANHLWDPTGALQASIPCGGIDNWTAGGAFAEVAPLPTGIETYASFYLSITKNPNRAQFTFNSSTGTVDLNWQTAWKQPSIDMAKTIFDKINAKEGTIYRTDLFGVYKIWGDHLTYHPLGGAVLNKATDNYGRLRGYSGLYVIDGALIPGNTSVNPFVTITALAERNIENIISVDL; translated from the coding sequence GTGGGTGACATCAACCAGCAATCAAACGACTCCAGGGGTGTTTCGCGCCGACGATTCATAGCTGGAACAGGTTCTATTCTTGGAGCAGTGAGCCTTGCCGGTCGCGCTGTCGCGGCCCCCGCGCGGATCGCCACGGCGGCCTCGTCGATCCCTTCCGGAGCACACGTCCCCGTCCTGGTGATCGGCACCGGATACGGCGGTTCCGTCGCCGCCCTGCGCCTCGCCCAGGCGGGCGTCGACGTGCAGATGGTCGAGATGGGCATGGCCTGGGACACCCCGGGCTCGGACGGCAAGATCTTCGCCAACACGACCAGTCCGGACCAGCGTTCGTACTGGCTGCGCACCAGGACCAAACAGCCCCTCAGCAACTTCCTCGGCTTCCCCATCGACAAGGACATCCCTCGCTATACGGGGATCCTGGACGCCGAGGAGATGGGCCAGATCATCGTGTACCAGGGCCGTGGTGTCGGCGGCGGATCACTGGTCAACGGCGGCATGGCGGTCACGCCCAAACGGGAGAACTTCGGCGCGATCCTCCCGTCGGTGAACGCCGACGAGATGTACGCGACCTACTACCCGCGCGCCAACGCCGCGCTCGGCGTCGGCCTCATCGACCCGGCGTGGTTCGACACCACCGACTGCTACCAGTACGCACGGGTCGGCCGTAAGCAGGCCCAGCGTTCCGGCTTCCCGTTCGTCTTCGTGCCCGACGTGTACGACTGGGACTACATGAAGCAGGAGGCCGCGGGCACCGTCACCAAGTCGGCCCTCGCCGGGGAGATCCTCTACGGCAACAACTACGGCAAGAAGTCGCTCCAGAAGACCTACCTCGCCCAGGCCGCGGCCACCGGGAGAGTCACCATCTCACCGCTGCACAAGGTCACTTCGGTCGCACCCGCGTCCGGCGGCGGCTACACGGTCCTGATCGACCAGCTCAACACCACTGGTGGCACGACCGCCACCAAGACGGTGACCGCGGACCGGGTGTTCTTCGCGGCCGGAAGCGTCGGAACGAGCAAGCTCCTGGTCAAGCTGAAGGCGACCGGCGCGCTGCCCGGCCTCAACGCCGAGATCGGGCAGGGCTGGGGCGACAACGGCAACGTCATGTGCGGCCGCGCCAACCATCTGTGGGATCCGACCGGCGCGCTCCAGGCCAGCATTCCCTGCGGCGGCATCGACAACTGGACCGCCGGCGGCGCGTTCGCCGAGGTGGCACCGCTGCCCACCGGCATCGAGACCTACGCCTCGTTCTACCTGTCCATCACCAAGAACCCGAACCGCGCCCAGTTCACCTTCAACTCCTCCACCGGCACCGTCGACCTCAACTGGCAGACCGCCTGGAAACAGCCCTCCATCGACATGGCGAAGACCATCTTCGACAAGATCAACGCGAAGGAGGGGACGATCTACCGGACCGATCTGTTCGGTGTGTACAAGATCTGGGGCGACCATCTCACCTACCACCCGCTCGGCGGCGCCGTGCTCAACAAGGCCACCGACAACTACGGCCGCCTGCGGGGCTATTCGGGCCTGTACGTCATCGACGGCGCGCTGATTCCCGGCAACACCAGCGTCAATCCGTTCGTCACCATCACCGCCCTCGCGGAACGGAACATCGAGAACATCATCTCCGTGGACCTCTAG
- a CDS encoding carboxymuconolactone decarboxylase family protein: MRIDIPEGQEPIGYVWGEMVPGIGMAAANFSLSVYEHTTLGLREFEAARLRIAQINGCLFCLDWRTEREGLKVEEEFAEAVTQWRTTGAFDDRTRLAAEYAERYALDHHGLDDEFWTRMTALYSQREIVELTMSIGSWLAFGRLNHVLGLDAVCVLPTH; the protein is encoded by the coding sequence CTGCGCATCGACATTCCCGAGGGACAGGAACCGATCGGATACGTGTGGGGCGAGATGGTGCCCGGCATCGGCATGGCCGCCGCGAACTTCTCCCTGTCGGTGTACGAGCACACGACGCTGGGCCTGCGCGAGTTCGAGGCCGCCCGACTGCGGATCGCGCAGATCAACGGGTGCCTGTTCTGTCTCGACTGGCGCACGGAACGAGAGGGCCTGAAGGTCGAGGAGGAGTTCGCGGAGGCGGTGACCCAGTGGCGTACCACCGGTGCCTTCGACGACCGGACGCGGCTGGCCGCCGAGTACGCCGAGCGGTACGCCCTGGATCACCACGGTCTGGACGACGAGTTCTGGACACGGATGACGGCGCTGTACAGCCAGCGGGAGATCGTGGAGCTGACGATGAGCATCGGCTCCTGGCTGGCGTTCGGCCGGCTCAACCATGTGCTGGGACTGGACGCCGTGTGCGTTCTTCCCACCCACTGA
- a CDS encoding NAD(P)H-dependent amine dehydrogenase family protein: MISTVVWGTGNVGRAAIRAVEAHPKLKLAAVLVHDPGKVGRDAGELAGLGHGLGVAASDDIDAVLASGPGAVVYAATGDIRPDEALADIGRAIRAGAVVVTPALYPLYDQRNAPPEFRDPMLAAIADGGGSLFVSGVDPGWGNDVLPLLISGLGTTVDVIRCQEIFDYSTYEQEESVRYLVGMGQPMDYEPLMLAPSIPTMVWGGQIRLMARALGVELDDIRETLERRPLTDTVSTRTMGEFAAGTQGAVRFEVQGIVGGEPRIVIEHVTRIHASCAPDWPMPPDGDGAHRVIIEGRPRIEVTVAATDEGENRSAGGNATAVGRLVGAIDWLVDAEPGLYDALDVPLRPAVGRLGRK, from the coding sequence ATGATTTCCACGGTGGTCTGGGGTACCGGCAATGTCGGCCGCGCGGCCATCCGCGCCGTCGAGGCCCACCCGAAACTGAAACTCGCGGCTGTCCTCGTCCACGACCCCGGCAAGGTCGGCCGCGACGCGGGCGAACTCGCCGGCCTCGGCCACGGCCTCGGTGTCGCGGCGAGCGACGACATCGACGCGGTCCTGGCCTCGGGTCCCGGAGCCGTCGTCTACGCGGCCACGGGCGACATCCGCCCCGACGAGGCGCTCGCCGACATCGGCAGGGCGATCCGGGCCGGTGCGGTGGTCGTCACCCCCGCCCTCTATCCGCTCTACGACCAGCGCAACGCCCCACCGGAGTTCCGGGACCCGATGCTCGCCGCGATCGCGGACGGCGGCGGCTCCCTGTTCGTCTCCGGGGTCGATCCGGGCTGGGGCAACGACGTCCTGCCCCTGCTGATCAGCGGTCTGGGCACCACGGTCGACGTCATCCGCTGTCAGGAGATCTTCGACTACTCCACGTACGAACAGGAGGAGTCCGTACGGTACTTGGTCGGCATGGGACAGCCGATGGACTACGAGCCGCTGATGCTCGCCCCGTCGATCCCGACCATGGTGTGGGGCGGCCAGATACGGCTCATGGCGCGGGCCCTCGGAGTCGAACTCGACGACATCCGCGAGACGTTGGAGCGGCGCCCGCTCACGGACACGGTGAGCACCCGCACCATGGGGGAGTTCGCCGCCGGCACCCAGGGAGCGGTCCGCTTCGAGGTGCAGGGGATCGTCGGGGGAGAGCCCCGGATCGTCATCGAGCACGTCACCCGCATCCACGCCTCCTGCGCGCCGGACTGGCCGATGCCGCCCGACGGGGACGGTGCCCATCGCGTGATCATCGAGGGCCGGCCGCGCATCGAGGTCACCGTCGCGGCCACCGACGAGGGCGAGAACCGCTCCGCCGGCGGGAACGCCACCGCGGTCGGCCGCCTGGTCGGCGCCATCGACTGGCTGGTGGACGCCGAACCAGGGCTCTACGACGCACTCGACGTCCCGCTGCGCCCCGCAGTCGGCCGACTCGGAAGGAAGTGA